One genomic region from Sphingobacterium sp. UGAL515B_05 encodes:
- a CDS encoding thiamine pyrophosphate-dependent enzyme — MFDTAFDQNNESISTLSFDEFKKIIVNDYRTALESRYVSLLGRKEVLTGKAKFGIFGDGKELAQIAMAKVFRNGDWRSGYYRDQTFIFASGISDVYHFFSQLYAHPDVEADPSSAGRQMNCHFSTRVVDDQGNWLDQMVQKNSFSDISTTGGQMARLLGLGLASKLYKQNRNLDYLSYFSNKGNEVAFCTIGNAATSEGVFFEVINAVGVHQIPTVISIWDDGYGISVPNEIQTTKGDISEVLKGFQKEELTNGIEIFKVRGWDYAGLCETYEQAAHIAREKHIPCLIHVTELTQPQGHSSSGSHERYKSQERLQWETDFDCIAKMKEWILSSGIATIAELDQLDQHAKDHVRQEQKRAWADYIKTLSIEAREAIDLLQGIPNERADFASKKLQSMVEPSLKEVYGQVRKVLHELKGQHSDGRQQLLNWYKEKQELNEKRYNSKLFTDGVDSPAHVTVVPAVYSEEAKVVDGREVLNLCFEENFRRDERLLAFGEDVGKIGDVNQGFAGLQEKLGAHRVFDTGIRENSIIGKGLGLAIRGLRPIAEIQYLDYLIYGITVASDDLASLSYRTFAGQKAPLIIRTRGHRLEGIWHSGSPMSVILGSLRGLHVCVPRNMTQAAGMYNTLFRSDEPAIVVECLNGYRLKERLPENVGEFTVPIGYAECVKEGSDITVVSYGSTLRVVEEAAVELERLGIFIEIIDAQTLQPFDKGKLCAESLKKTNKLLIVDEDVPGGASAFILQEILEKQNGYYLLDSQPRTLTAKAHRPPYGSDGDYFSKPSSDDVVETVYAIMHEANPEKYPSMF, encoded by the coding sequence ATGTTTGATACTGCATTTGACCAAAACAATGAATCTATTTCCACTTTGAGCTTTGACGAGTTCAAAAAGATTATTGTGAATGATTATCGAACTGCCTTAGAAAGTCGTTACGTGAGTTTATTGGGACGTAAAGAAGTGCTTACAGGTAAGGCTAAGTTTGGTATTTTTGGCGATGGAAAAGAATTGGCACAAATCGCGATGGCTAAAGTTTTCAGAAATGGGGACTGGCGGTCGGGATATTACCGTGACCAAACATTTATATTTGCTTCTGGCATCAGTGATGTCTACCATTTTTTCTCTCAATTATATGCCCATCCCGATGTCGAGGCAGATCCTTCTTCTGCAGGAAGGCAAATGAACTGTCATTTTTCGACTCGTGTTGTGGACGACCAAGGGAACTGGTTGGATCAAATGGTTCAGAAAAACTCGTTTTCAGATATTTCGACCACCGGTGGTCAGATGGCAAGGTTGCTGGGCTTGGGCTTGGCTTCTAAGTTGTATAAGCAGAATAGAAATTTAGACTACCTATCTTATTTTTCAAATAAAGGAAATGAAGTTGCATTCTGTACTATCGGAAATGCAGCGACTTCTGAAGGTGTATTTTTTGAAGTTATTAATGCCGTAGGTGTTCATCAGATTCCAACAGTGATTTCTATTTGGGATGATGGATATGGGATATCTGTGCCCAATGAAATTCAAACAACAAAGGGAGATATCTCAGAAGTCCTCAAAGGTTTTCAGAAGGAAGAACTGACAAACGGAATTGAGATATTCAAAGTGAGAGGATGGGATTATGCGGGTTTATGTGAAACGTACGAGCAGGCTGCCCATATTGCTCGCGAGAAACATATTCCATGTTTGATTCATGTGACCGAATTGACGCAGCCTCAAGGACATTCTTCTTCAGGTTCACACGAACGGTATAAATCGCAAGAACGATTGCAATGGGAAACTGACTTCGATTGTATAGCGAAAATGAAAGAATGGATCTTAAGTTCTGGTATTGCTACCATAGCGGAATTGGATCAATTGGATCAACATGCCAAAGACCATGTTCGTCAAGAACAAAAACGAGCTTGGGCCGATTATATTAAAACATTGAGCATCGAAGCTAGGGAAGCCATTGATTTACTTCAGGGCATTCCCAATGAGCGGGCTGATTTTGCGTCAAAGAAATTGCAATCGATGGTTGAGCCTTCTTTGAAAGAGGTTTACGGCCAGGTTCGCAAGGTATTGCACGAGCTAAAAGGTCAGCATAGCGATGGGCGCCAGCAATTATTAAATTGGTATAAAGAGAAGCAGGAACTGAATGAGAAACGTTATAATTCAAAATTATTTACAGATGGTGTTGATTCACCTGCTCATGTGACGGTCGTACCTGCAGTCTACAGTGAAGAAGCTAAAGTGGTGGATGGACGTGAGGTTTTGAATCTATGTTTTGAAGAGAACTTTAGACGTGACGAAAGACTGTTAGCATTTGGAGAGGATGTCGGTAAGATTGGAGATGTGAATCAAGGTTTTGCAGGTTTACAAGAAAAGCTTGGTGCGCATCGTGTATTTGATACCGGTATTCGGGAGAATTCAATTATAGGAAAAGGACTGGGTTTGGCAATCCGTGGACTTCGTCCAATTGCTGAGATCCAATACCTGGATTACCTAATCTATGGTATTACGGTCGCAAGTGATGATTTGGCTAGTTTAAGTTACCGCACCTTTGCTGGTCAGAAAGCACCATTAATTATTCGTACACGGGGTCATCGATTGGAAGGTATATGGCATTCGGGCTCGCCTATGTCGGTAATTTTAGGATCCTTGAGAGGTTTGCATGTATGTGTGCCGCGTAATATGACACAGGCAGCGGGTATGTATAATACGCTGTTCCGCTCTGACGAACCGGCTATTGTTGTCGAATGTTTGAATGGGTATCGTCTAAAAGAGCGTCTACCAGAAAACGTTGGTGAATTTACGGTACCAATCGGTTATGCCGAATGTGTTAAAGAGGGAAGCGATATTACTGTAGTATCCTATGGTTCAACTTTACGTGTTGTTGAAGAAGCGGCCGTGGAACTGGAGCGCTTGGGGATATTCATCGAAATTATTGATGCACAGACATTGCAGCCTTTTGACAAAGGAAAACTTTGCGCCGAATCGCTGAAGAAAACAAATAAACTACTTATTGTAGATGAGGATGTGCCAGGTGGGGCTTCAGCTTTCATCTTACAAGAGATCTTAGAGAAGCAAAATGGCTACTATCTATTGGATAGTCAGCCGAGAACACTGACTGCAAAAGCACATCGCCCACCATATGGTTCCGACGGGGATTATTTCTCGAAGCCATCTTCTGACGATGTTGTCGAGACGGTGTATGCCATTATGCATGAAGCTAATCCAGAAAAATATCCATCTATGTTTTAA
- a CDS encoding nucleoside phosphorylase, producing MINESELILNADGSIYHLNLLPEDLASTVITVGDPDRVAKVSKHFDRIELKKGKREFITHTGYLGNKRLTVISTGIGTDNIDIVLNELDALANIDFANRTVKSTLSSLDIVRIGTSGAVQQDVEMGTILASAYGIGLDALMYYYQGSYDGEEQALQVELAEYFSALNLKPYVAKAGASLLGRIAFDLPKGVTLTAPGFYAPQGRTVRSTNTIPNFIDLIKSFQYKDQRFTNLEMETAGIYALANMFGHQALSINAILASRVDGRFSSAPEEVVDKSIQLVLERI from the coding sequence ATGATCAACGAATCGGAATTGATTTTGAACGCAGATGGCAGTATATACCATCTGAATTTGTTGCCGGAAGATCTGGCAAGTACAGTAATTACGGTCGGTGATCCAGACCGTGTAGCGAAAGTATCGAAACACTTTGATCGTATTGAACTCAAAAAAGGGAAACGTGAGTTTATTACGCATACCGGCTATCTGGGAAATAAACGGTTGACTGTAATCTCAACAGGTATAGGTACTGATAATATAGATATTGTGTTGAATGAACTGGATGCGTTGGCAAATATTGATTTTGCCAATAGAACGGTAAAGTCGACGCTCAGCTCATTGGATATTGTTCGCATTGGAACCTCTGGAGCGGTACAACAAGATGTTGAGATGGGAACTATTTTGGCCTCTGCGTATGGAATAGGTCTTGATGCATTGATGTACTATTATCAGGGATCTTACGACGGCGAGGAGCAGGCGCTTCAGGTTGAGCTAGCCGAATATTTTTCCGCATTAAACCTAAAGCCTTACGTTGCGAAAGCTGGCGCAAGCCTTCTGGGTCGAATTGCCTTTGATTTACCGAAGGGAGTCACCTTGACTGCGCCCGGATTTTATGCTCCGCAGGGAAGGACTGTTCGCTCAACTAATACGATTCCCAATTTTATAGACTTGATCAAGTCCTTTCAATATAAAGATCAGCGTTTCACCAATCTAGAAATGGAAACAGCGGGTATTTATGCATTGGCTAACATGTTTGGACATCAGGCTTTATCCATTAATGCAATCTTGGCAAGTCGGGTAGATGGTCGGTTTTCTTCCGCACCTGAAGAAGTTGTTGATAAATCTATACAGCTCGTTTTGGAGCGTATTTAA
- the aroA gene encoding 3-phosphoshikimate 1-carboxyvinyltransferase — protein sequence MNQQVITLTHPSKKIQGTVQLTGSKSESNRALIIQSLSKGQVEIANLSEAADTVTLNRVLQIASEPQPGYNTIDIGPAGTAMRFLTAYLNLVKGNFILTGTERMQQRPIGILVDAMKEIGAEIHYEKKAGYPPLKIEGGLFQGKDRVKIKGNISSQYISALLLIAPALKKGLTLEIEGELTSRPYVSMTLDMLKSVGIQHEWTENAIKIAPQEFEKQTIYVEPDWSAASYWYAIVALADATASIVLPGLRQHSLQGDIAITDIMAHFGVYSSFESDGLHLNKKEINSDKTLFDFKECPDLAQTVVVVAAALKRDVSFTGLETLKIKETDRIAALQTEIAKFGAELIEDGDTYHLKTAGVYQPKDVTFDTYEDHRMAMAFAPLALVFDQIKIAEPQVVEKSYPDFWKHLQAQAFVID from the coding sequence ATGAATCAACAAGTCATCACGCTGACGCATCCTTCAAAAAAGATACAGGGCACGGTCCAACTCACAGGTTCAAAATCTGAGAGCAACCGTGCTCTTATTATCCAATCGCTGAGTAAAGGACAAGTTGAAATAGCCAACCTCTCTGAGGCTGCAGATACGGTTACCCTAAACCGCGTATTGCAAATCGCATCAGAACCGCAACCCGGTTATAATACGATTGACATAGGCCCTGCGGGAACGGCAATGCGCTTCCTTACAGCTTACCTCAACCTTGTTAAAGGCAATTTTATCCTGACGGGGACAGAGCGTATGCAACAGCGTCCAATCGGAATATTGGTCGATGCCATGAAAGAAATTGGCGCCGAAATCCATTATGAAAAAAAGGCGGGGTATCCTCCTTTGAAGATTGAAGGTGGATTATTTCAAGGAAAAGACCGTGTTAAGATCAAAGGAAATATCAGCAGTCAATACATATCGGCCCTGCTATTAATTGCTCCGGCATTAAAAAAGGGACTTACGTTAGAGATTGAAGGCGAATTAACTTCCAGACCTTATGTATCCATGACCTTAGATATGCTTAAAAGTGTCGGGATCCAACACGAATGGACGGAGAATGCGATTAAAATTGCACCGCAAGAATTTGAAAAGCAAACCATATATGTCGAGCCAGATTGGAGCGCAGCATCCTACTGGTATGCTATTGTAGCACTAGCCGACGCAACTGCATCGATTGTATTGCCCGGACTAAGACAACATAGTTTACAGGGCGATATTGCCATCACAGACATTATGGCACATTTTGGTGTTTATTCGAGCTTTGAATCGGATGGATTGCATTTAAATAAAAAAGAAATCAATTCAGACAAAACGTTGTTCGACTTTAAAGAATGTCCTGATCTCGCACAAACAGTAGTCGTTGTCGCAGCGGCTTTAAAACGTGATGTTTCCTTTACAGGCCTAGAAACCTTAAAGATTAAGGAAACCGACCGTATCGCTGCATTACAGACCGAAATCGCAAAGTTCGGTGCTGAATTGATCGAAGATGGTGATACCTATCACCTGAAAACAGCAGGGGTATATCAGCCTAAAGATGTGACCTTCGACACTTACGAGGATCACCGTATGGCGATGGCATTTGCACCGCTGGCTTTAGTTTTTGACCAAATCAAGATTGCTGAACCTCAAGTTGTAGAAAAATCATATCCTGATTTTTGGAAACATTTACAAGCGCAAGCTTTTGTAATTGACTAA
- a CDS encoding EamA family transporter, producing MIFVLFSVICSVTVAVLLKLAKQNGVETKQVIVWNYPMAVALAYFVLQPNLKSLVWDAMPVTLYTSLAILLPGMFVFIALSIRYGGLVKTEIAQRLSLFIPLLASFFFFHEKMEGHKMLGIALGLLAILCSIGWQKNEHSGSMGASHYKALYPLLVFIGMGIIDILFKQVALHVNIPYISSMFIIFVMAMFIAMVLLLYFLFVEKQRFSKQAVGYGLVLGVFNFCNILFYMKAHRALPDNPSVVFTGMNIGVISLGALIGVLFFKERLSLLNYLGIALSIVSVLIIAYL from the coding sequence ATGATTTTTGTTTTATTCAGTGTCATCTGTAGCGTAACCGTTGCTGTTTTATTAAAATTGGCAAAACAAAATGGAGTCGAAACCAAACAAGTTATCGTTTGGAATTACCCCATGGCGGTTGCACTGGCCTATTTTGTATTGCAACCGAATCTAAAATCGCTCGTATGGGATGCTATGCCGGTTACGTTGTATACGAGTCTGGCGATATTACTTCCAGGGATGTTTGTTTTTATAGCTTTGTCCATTCGCTATGGTGGTTTGGTCAAGACAGAGATTGCACAACGCTTATCGTTGTTTATTCCCTTGCTTGCATCATTTTTCTTCTTTCATGAAAAAATGGAGGGACATAAGATGCTCGGAATAGCCCTTGGTTTATTGGCTATCCTATGTTCTATTGGCTGGCAAAAAAATGAGCATAGTGGCTCGATGGGAGCTAGTCATTATAAAGCGCTTTATCCATTATTGGTATTTATCGGTATGGGCATAATTGATATCCTCTTCAAACAGGTCGCCTTGCATGTTAATATACCTTATATCAGTTCCATGTTTATTATCTTTGTGATGGCGATGTTTATTGCAATGGTGCTGTTGCTGTATTTCCTTTTTGTGGAAAAGCAACGTTTTTCAAAGCAAGCTGTGGGATATGGATTGGTTTTGGGCGTATTTAACTTCTGTAACATCCTATTCTATATGAAAGCGCATCGTGCCCTACCAGACAATCCATCAGTCGTATTTACTGGGATGAATATTGGTGTGATCTCATTGGGCGCTCTAATTGGCGTCTTATTTTTTAAAGAAAGGTTATCATTATTGAATTATCTAGGCATAGCGCTTTCTATTGTTTCAGTTTTAATCATAGCATATCTATGA
- a CDS encoding thermonuclease family protein has protein sequence MLKRSNFYVCVCMICFLLTGFTFKGEEKEAKVKRVIDGDTFVIENGTSKGEKVRLIGVDAPETRRTARKEIGYYGQEAKQYLTAMLNGKSVKLVFDIGKRDRYGRLLAYVYIGKKFVNRDLVEQGYAVSYTLAPNVQYADLFVKLERQARQEKRGLWK, from the coding sequence ATGCTAAAACGAAGTAATTTTTATGTATGTGTATGTATGATCTGTTTTTTATTGACAGGTTTTACTTTTAAAGGAGAGGAAAAAGAGGCGAAGGTAAAGCGCGTTATCGATGGCGATACCTTTGTCATTGAAAATGGAACCTCAAAAGGGGAGAAAGTTAGGCTGATAGGGGTAGATGCCCCGGAAACGAGACGGACGGCACGCAAGGAAATCGGTTACTATGGTCAAGAAGCAAAGCAGTATTTAACGGCAATGTTGAATGGAAAAAGTGTTAAGTTAGTCTTTGACATTGGAAAACGGGATCGGTATGGAAGACTTCTTGCCTATGTGTATATTGGAAAGAAATTCGTCAATCGGGATTTGGTTGAACAGGGTTATGCAGTATCCTATACGCTAGCACCAAATGTACAATATGCAGATTTATTTGTAAAATTGGAACGTCAGGCTCGTCAGGAGAAACGTGGCCTTTGGAAATAA
- a CDS encoding prephenate dehydratase, producing the protein MSLKIAIQGAKASFHEEAAFKFFGREVEIVECDSFKKTCELLKQRKVDYIVMAIENSIAGSLLPNYNLLRDYKFHITGEVYLNIQQNLMVLPGVKLKDIKHIESHPIAIRQCEEFLSELEGVRITEGSDTAATAKMIAERKLTDTAAIAGTLAAEIYGLEILEKRIETNKKNATRFLVLSNEVVEHKNANKASLSFQTGNTVGSLATILQCFAEQNINLSKIQSMPVIGKRNEYDFFVDVEWKKQTDYEAAIRKVLKHSVNFNIMGEYVKNEKL; encoded by the coding sequence ATGAGTTTAAAAATTGCAATACAGGGAGCAAAGGCTTCATTTCATGAAGAGGCCGCATTTAAATTTTTCGGAAGAGAAGTTGAAATTGTAGAATGTGATTCATTTAAAAAAACTTGTGAATTGCTGAAGCAAAGAAAAGTCGACTATATCGTTATGGCGATCGAAAATTCAATTGCGGGAAGTCTATTACCGAATTATAATTTATTAAGAGATTACAAGTTCCATATCACTGGGGAAGTTTACCTAAACATCCAACAGAATCTCATGGTATTGCCAGGCGTTAAATTAAAGGATATTAAACACATCGAATCGCATCCAATTGCCATTCGCCAATGTGAAGAATTTCTTTCTGAACTTGAAGGTGTACGTATAACCGAGGGATCTGATACCGCTGCAACTGCAAAAATGATTGCGGAGCGAAAATTAACGGATACTGCTGCAATTGCTGGGACATTGGCCGCTGAAATCTATGGTCTTGAAATATTAGAAAAGAGAATCGAAACCAATAAAAAGAACGCAACGCGTTTCCTCGTATTATCTAATGAGGTTGTCGAACATAAGAATGCCAATAAAGCGTCATTATCATTCCAAACAGGAAATACAGTAGGATCTCTGGCGACTATTTTACAATGCTTTGCCGAACAGAATATCAACTTGAGCAAAATTCAGTCAATGCCGGTAATCGGAAAACGCAATGAATATGATTTTTTCGTTGACGTAGAATGGAAAAAACAAACAGACTACGAAGCAGCAATACGTAAAGTACTCAAACATAGTGTCAATTTCAATATTATGGGCGAGTATGTCAAAAACGAAAAACTATAA
- the aroC gene encoding chorismate synthase yields the protein MAGNSFGDLFRISTFGESHGKAIGVIIDGCPSNITIDEEFIQSELDKRKPGQSKITTQRKESDTAQILSGVFEGKSTGTPIAIVIPNEDQRSKDYTHIKDIFRPSHADFTYQMKYGIRDYRGGGRSSARETAARVAAGAVAKSFLNQFGIEIFAHVSGVGTIEAPNVDTKDLKALLELREANIARCADPATANEMVEFIDSVRKAGDTVGGRISAVIRHVPVGLGDPVFDKLHADLAKAMMSINAVHGFEYGSGFAGSELRGSEHNDIFVADDHDLNRVHTHTNFSGGIQGGISNGMDITFKVAFKPVATIMRDQETVDIHGNPAIASGKGRHDPCVVSRAVIIVEAMAALVIADHLLKNQSYKHAAR from the coding sequence ATGGCAGGAAATTCATTTGGCGATTTATTCAGAATTAGCACTTTTGGCGAATCACACGGCAAAGCTATAGGTGTAATTATTGATGGTTGCCCTTCAAATATAACAATAGACGAGGAATTTATCCAGTCTGAACTCGATAAACGTAAACCAGGTCAATCTAAGATCACGACACAAAGAAAAGAAAGTGATACCGCACAGATTTTATCTGGCGTATTCGAAGGCAAATCAACGGGAACACCAATAGCAATTGTTATTCCAAATGAAGACCAGCGTTCGAAAGATTACACACATATCAAAGATATCTTCAGGCCTTCCCATGCTGATTTCACCTATCAGATGAAATATGGTATCCGTGACTATCGAGGCGGTGGACGGTCTTCGGCGAGGGAAACCGCTGCCCGTGTTGCTGCAGGTGCAGTAGCAAAAAGCTTCCTGAATCAATTTGGCATAGAAATCTTTGCCCACGTTTCGGGGGTAGGCACTATCGAGGCACCAAATGTCGATACCAAAGATCTAAAAGCTTTGCTTGAATTACGGGAAGCGAACATTGCACGTTGTGCAGATCCAGCAACAGCAAATGAAATGGTTGAGTTTATCGACTCGGTCAGAAAAGCGGGTGACACCGTTGGCGGACGTATTTCGGCTGTCATCAGACATGTCCCTGTTGGTTTAGGCGACCCGGTCTTTGATAAGCTCCATGCAGACCTTGCAAAAGCAATGATGAGCATCAATGCTGTACATGGTTTTGAATATGGTTCAGGTTTTGCAGGTTCGGAGTTGCGAGGTTCCGAACATAATGATATATTTGTAGCAGATGACCATGATTTAAATCGAGTGCACACACATACCAACTTCTCTGGAGGGATTCAGGGAGGGATTTCAAATGGTATGGATATTACTTTTAAAGTAGCATTTAAGCCTGTTGCCACTATCATGAGAGATCAAGAAACAGTGGATATCCATGGCAACCCTGCGATTGCAAGTGGCAAGGGAAGACATGACCCTTGTGTTGTTTCGAGAGCAGTAATTATTGTGGAAGCTATGGCAGCACTTGTAATCGCGGATCATCTACTTAAAAATCAAAGTTACAAACATGCTGCAAGATAA
- a CDS encoding chorismate mutase: MKNTLDITPLKSWLDTGDKPLIIAGPCSAETEEQLVSTAHLLANTGKVNILRAGIWKPRTRPGEFEGIGSIGLEWLKRAKKETGLLTATEVATAKHVEEALAAGVDVLWVGARSTANPFTVQEIADALQGVDIPVFVKNPVNPDLSLWIGALERINRAGIKKLGAIHRGFSSYEKTAFRNEPMWDLAIQLKTACPNLPIINDPSHICGNRELLPYIAQKAMDMDMQGLIIESHIDPSVAWTDAKQQVTPAALAELIDHLTLRKAASDNPSFEDKLAELRSNIDKLDDLIIQKIGERMKIAEKIGEYKRDNNVTILQVNRWDEIVQKRTKLAEALSLGSEFATKFLELIHNESIRKQNAVMNTQEQPTAEA; encoded by the coding sequence ATGAAAAATACATTAGACATCACTCCTTTAAAATCTTGGTTGGACACAGGAGACAAACCTTTAATTATCGCAGGCCCTTGTAGTGCAGAAACAGAAGAGCAGCTGGTATCAACAGCGCATTTGTTGGCAAATACCGGAAAAGTAAATATTTTACGTGCTGGTATCTGGAAACCACGTACTCGTCCGGGAGAATTTGAAGGTATAGGTTCAATTGGTTTGGAGTGGTTGAAAAGAGCGAAAAAAGAAACAGGTTTATTAACAGCTACTGAAGTTGCTACAGCAAAACACGTGGAAGAAGCTTTGGCTGCTGGTGTGGATGTACTATGGGTAGGTGCACGTTCAACTGCCAATCCATTTACCGTACAAGAAATTGCTGATGCTTTACAAGGTGTAGATATTCCAGTATTTGTTAAAAACCCTGTAAACCCAGATTTATCGTTGTGGATCGGTGCATTGGAACGTATCAACCGTGCTGGTATCAAAAAATTAGGTGCTATCCATAGAGGTTTCTCTTCTTACGAGAAAACAGCATTCCGTAATGAACCAATGTGGGATTTAGCGATTCAGTTAAAAACTGCTTGTCCTAATCTACCGATCATCAACGACCCAAGCCACATCTGTGGAAACCGCGAATTGTTACCATACATCGCACAAAAAGCAATGGATATGGATATGCAAGGATTGATTATCGAATCACATATTGATCCATCTGTCGCTTGGACCGACGCAAAACAACAAGTAACGCCAGCTGCATTGGCCGAGTTGATCGACCACTTGACGTTACGTAAAGCAGCTTCTGACAATCCTTCATTCGAAGATAAATTAGCAGAATTGCGTAGCAACATCGACAAATTAGATGATTTGATCATCCAAAAAATTGGTGAACGTATGAAAATAGCGGAGAAAATCGGCGAATACAAACGCGATAACAACGTGACAATTTTGCAAGTTAACCGTTGGGATGAAATTGTTCAAAAACGCACTAAATTAGCGGAAGCGCTTTCTTTGGGTAGCGAATTTGCGACGAAATTCCTGGAATTAATTCACAACGAATCTATCCGCAAACAAAATGCGGTCATGAATACTCAGGAGCAACCAACAGCAGAAGCATAA
- a CDS encoding ROK family protein, translated as MLQDNYVVGVDIGGTHISACIIDTKQWNIYLENVARNHVFSQGDAKTILQTWASAIRDIIATSPAPIQFIGIAMPGPFDYENGISKIQGQSKYDNLYNKDVKTLLAEELGLSPTSIHFINDAAAFLQGEIFVQNLQTNNRILGITLGTGLGSAVWNKGEKAFDAALWNSPYEDCIFEEFLVTRWFVKRFKEVAGKDVTGLKEILDNHRETEEFQIIKDEYAKHLFDFMQFFAEKHSSEIFIIGGNIAKALPIFIGDRKEFERFQIYTAILGEKAAMIGAASIFN; from the coding sequence ATGCTGCAAGATAATTATGTCGTAGGTGTTGATATTGGAGGCACACATATTTCTGCCTGTATCATTGACACAAAACAATGGAATATATACTTAGAAAACGTGGCCAGAAACCACGTTTTTTCTCAAGGAGATGCTAAAACGATTTTACAAACCTGGGCATCCGCTATACGCGATATCATAGCCACTTCTCCTGCTCCTATTCAGTTCATCGGCATTGCTATGCCGGGACCCTTTGACTACGAAAATGGCATATCTAAAATACAGGGACAAAGCAAGTATGACAATCTTTACAATAAAGATGTCAAAACTCTTTTAGCTGAAGAATTGGGACTTTCGCCTACGTCTATTCACTTTATCAATGACGCAGCAGCCTTCCTACAAGGTGAAATATTCGTACAGAACTTGCAAACAAACAACCGGATATTAGGAATTACGTTGGGTACTGGACTTGGATCTGCGGTATGGAATAAAGGTGAGAAGGCCTTTGATGCCGCCCTATGGAACAGCCCTTATGAAGATTGTATTTTCGAAGAATTTCTTGTCACACGGTGGTTCGTCAAGCGTTTCAAAGAAGTAGCAGGAAAAGATGTTACAGGACTTAAGGAGATTTTAGATAATCATCGGGAAACTGAGGAATTTCAAATTATCAAAGATGAATATGCTAAACATCTCTTTGATTTTATGCAGTTCTTCGCAGAGAAACATTCTTCTGAAATATTTATCATCGGTGGCAATATCGCTAAGGCCCTACCTATTTTTATTGGTGACCGAAAAGAATTTGAAAGATTTCAGATTTACACCGCAATACTTGGTGAAAAAGCAGCTATGATTGGTGCTGCGAGTATATTCAATTAA
- a CDS encoding YigZ family protein, whose protein sequence is MSLFEDTYRTIDAKYEGIFRDKGSKFIAYAFPFKSEEQLKDLILEVKAIHPKARHHCWAYRLTPDRAVFRVNDDGEPSGTAGRPILNVLLSMDVTNVIVIVVRYFGGTLLGVPGLINAYKSATQDALTQAEIIERTVNDHYGITFDYLHMNAIMRIIKEEGVEVEKQEFDNQCYLEFEVRKMQVNRVVDRFSKIEGCQLTYLYTI, encoded by the coding sequence ATGAGTTTATTTGAAGATACTTACCGGACTATTGATGCAAAATACGAGGGAATTTTTAGAGATAAGGGCAGTAAATTTATTGCTTATGCTTTTCCATTTAAATCCGAAGAGCAATTAAAAGATCTGATTTTGGAAGTGAAAGCGATTCATCCGAAAGCGAGACACCATTGTTGGGCTTATCGTCTCACGCCAGATCGTGCTGTCTTTCGTGTGAATGATGATGGAGAACCGTCGGGAACAGCAGGACGCCCAATTTTGAACGTCCTCCTATCGATGGATGTCACCAATGTTATCGTGATTGTCGTTCGCTATTTCGGTGGTACATTATTGGGTGTCCCAGGCTTGATTAATGCCTACAAATCAGCAACGCAAGATGCTTTGACCCAAGCAGAAATTATCGAGCGTACAGTGAATGACCATTATGGTATTACCTTCGATTACCTCCATATGAATGCTATTATGCGGATCATAAAGGAAGAGGGCGTCGAAGTTGAAAAGCAGGAATTTGATAATCAGTGTTATTTGGAGTTTGAAGTCCGAAAAATGCAAGTCAATCGAGTTGTTGATCGGTTTTCCAAAATAGAAGGTTGTCAGTTAACTTATTTATATACGATATGA